A section of the Babylonia areolata isolate BAREFJ2019XMU chromosome 1, ASM4173473v1, whole genome shotgun sequence genome encodes:
- the LOC143286359 gene encoding uncharacterized protein LOC143286359: MADDSGGKLIFYLLVAVAAVGTLLIAILLPTSFAGLEYYEYGFKRQKSTGEVDTDDVYPGGNYLVGPDFEFKKFTASAHFEVLRDVTVFASDKLEVKLDVTFQYFLKKEDLHILHRNYDLYYQNVIRTSAIDALKGVAPNFKTRDFINNREELEASLFKAVRERLGGICCAKDCGLYEFACPEGCKNYTLCDDKTEKGLWVYVKYFQLGAVDIPSTVEERYLRALTQLEDADREILLQEAKVVRKDTEAKVRDIQNRAKEISQEAEADAKLMGSVATANYTAIVEKARAEGLKSLYQRLGLKTQELKNSFDYLRTLGTMENVHFTIDFQQRIVGNVGGG; this comes from the exons aTGGCGGATGACAGCGGCGGTAAGCTCATCTTCTATCTCTTGGTGGCTGTGGCTGCTGTGGGCACGCTGCTGATAGCCATTCTGCTTCCCACGAGCTTTGCCGGGTTGGAATATTATGAG TACGGGTTCAAGAGGCAGAAATCCACGGGTGAAGTGGATACAGACGATGTTTATCCGGGTGGCAACTACCTGGTTGGACCAGACTTTGAGTTCAAGAAGTTCACAGCCAGTGCTCACTTCGAAGTCTTGAGAGACGTCACTGTCTTCGCTTCAGACAAACTGGAG gtgaagTTGGACGTGACCTTCCAGTATTTCTTGAAGAAAGAAGACCTGCACATTCTCCATCGGAACTACGACCTTTACTACCAGAACGTTATCAGAACGAGCGCCATTGATGCGTtgaag GGAGTTGCCCCCAATTTCAAGACACGAGACTTCATCAACAACCGAGAAGAGTTGGAAGCCTCGCTGTTCAAAGCCGTGCGAGAGCGTCTGGGTGGTATCTGCTGTGCTAAGGACTGCGGTCTGTATGAGTTTG CATGCCCAGAGGGCTGCAAGAACTACACGCTGTGCGACGACAAGACGGAGAAGGGGCTGTGGGTGTACGTCAAGTACTTTCAGCTCGGTGCCGTGGACATCCCCTCCACGGTGGAGGAACGGTACCTCCGGGCCCTCACCCAGCTGGAAGATGCTGACCGCGAGATACTGCTGCAGGAGGCCAAGGTGGTGCGAAAGGACACAGAGGCCAAG GTGCGTGATATTCAGAACAGAGCCAAAGAAATCAGCCAGGAAGCAGAAGCAGATGCCAAACTGATGGGGTCAGTCGCCACTGCCAACTACACAGCCATCGTGGAGAAAGCTCGGGCGGAGGGCCTGAAATCCCTGTACCAGCGACTGGGCCTCAAGACGCAGGAGCTGAAGAACTCTTTCGACTACCTCCGCACCTTGGGCACCATGGAGAATGTCCACTTCACCATAGACTTCCAGCAGAGAATTGTCGGCAACGtcggaggaggataa